From a region of the Phaseolus vulgaris cultivar G19833 chromosome 6, P. vulgaris v2.0, whole genome shotgun sequence genome:
- the LOC137831659 gene encoding uncharacterized protein: MEGVEHRTVEVNGIKMHVAEKGEGPVVLFLHGFPELWYSWRHQILALSALGYRAVAPDLRGYGDTDAPASVSSYTILHLVADVVALIDSLGVDQVFLVAHDWGALVGWYTCLFRPDRIKAYVCLSVPFMPRNPKVKPVDAMRALYGDDYYICRFQEPGKMETLYDNNIEEAIKNMLTSRRPGPPILPKEGAGSNPLASGSLPSRPLPSWLSQEDLTYYASKFGKTGLTGGLNYYRNLNLNWELTAAWTGVQVKVPVKFITGDLDIVYTSLGTKDYIESGAFKRDVPFLEEVVVQEGVAHFNNQEAAEDVSNHIYNFIKNF, from the exons ATGGAAGGCGTGGAACACAGGACAGTGGAAGTGAATGGCATCAAAATGCATGTAGCAGAGAAAGGAGAGGGTCCTGTCGTCTTGTTCCTCCATGGCTTCCCCGAGCTCTGGTACTCCTGGCGCCACCAGATTCTGGCTCTCAGCGCCCTCGGGTACCGCGCCGTGGCTCCTGATCTGCGTGGCTACGGAGACACCGATGCCCCGGCTTCGGTGAGCAGCTACACCATCTTGCACCTCGTGGCTGACGTCGTGGCACTCATTGACTCACTTGGTGTGGATCAAGTCTTCCTCGTTGCCCATGATTGGGGAGCCCTAGTAGGATGGTACACATGTTTATTTCGACCTGATAGAATCAAGGCCTATGTTTGCCTCAGCGTCCCTTTCATGCCCAGAAACCCAAAAGTGAAGCCCGTTGATGCCATGCGTGCCCTTTATGGGGATGACTACTACATCTGCAGATTCCAG GAACCAGGCAAGATGGAAACTCTGTATGACAATAATATCGAAGAAGCAATCAAGAACATGCTTACAAGTAGGAGACCAGGACCACCAATCCTCCCCAAAGAAGGAGCGGGTTCCAATCCCCTTGCTTCAGGGTCCCTTCCATCAAGGCCTCTTCCATCTTGGCTCTCACAGGAAGATCTGACTTACTATGCTTCTAAATTTGGCAAGACAGGCTTAACTGGTGGCCTCAACTACTATAGAAATCTCAACCT CAATTGGGAGCTCACAGCAGCATGGACTGGAGTTCAAGTCAAAGTTCCTGTGAAGTTCATTACAGGTGATTTGGATATAGTTTACACCTCACTGGGGACCAAAGACTACATAGAGAGTGGTGCTTTCAAGAGAGATGTGCCATTTTTGGAGGAAGTGGTTGTGCAGGAAGGGGTTGCTCACTTCAACAACCAAGAAGCTGCAGAGGATGTCAGCAAtcacatttataattttatcaagaacttctga